A portion of the Bifidobacterium bifidum ATCC 29521 = JCM 1255 = DSM 20456 genome contains these proteins:
- the gmk gene encoding guanylate kinase, giving the protein MGTITASLQQTPAEPAATPDDDGTPRKRLVVLTGPAGVGKGTVENILRKNHPGVWVSVSATTRKPRPGEVNGVNYWFLDDQQFTDKEEAGDFLETATVHGLARYGTPLKPVQEHLAEGVPTILEIDLQGARRVKQRAKELGLEVVYVFIAPPSFDELVRRLKGRGTETPEEVAKRLETAHVELSAENEFDVTIVNDDVDKAAEDLWRVIASEYGITE; this is encoded by the coding sequence ATGGGAACCATTACCGCATCACTGCAGCAGACCCCGGCCGAGCCAGCGGCCACTCCCGACGATGATGGCACACCTCGCAAGCGCCTCGTCGTCCTCACCGGCCCCGCCGGTGTGGGCAAGGGAACCGTCGAGAACATCCTGCGCAAGAACCATCCCGGCGTCTGGGTCTCCGTGTCCGCCACCACCCGCAAGCCGCGGCCCGGCGAGGTCAATGGTGTCAACTACTGGTTCCTCGACGACCAGCAGTTCACCGACAAGGAAGAGGCCGGCGATTTTCTCGAAACCGCCACGGTCCACGGCCTGGCCCGCTACGGCACGCCCCTCAAGCCCGTTCAGGAACACCTCGCCGAAGGCGTCCCCACCATTCTTGAGATCGACCTGCAAGGTGCCCGACGCGTCAAGCAGCGTGCCAAGGAGCTCGGTCTCGAAGTCGTCTATGTGTTCATCGCCCCGCCCAGCTTCGACGAGCTCGTTCGCCGGCTCAAGGGACGTGGCACAGAAACTCCCGAGGAAGTCGCCAAGCGTCTGGAAACCGCTCATGTCGAACTCTCCGCCGAAAACGAATTTGACGTCACCATCGTCAATGATGATGTCGATAAGGCGGCGGAGGACCTGTGGCGGGTCATCGCCTCCGAATACGGCATCACGGAGTGA